From one Doryrhamphus excisus isolate RoL2022-K1 chromosome 9, RoL_Dexc_1.0, whole genome shotgun sequence genomic stretch:
- the uchl3 gene encoding ubiquitin carboxyl-terminal hydrolase isozyme L3 isoform X2: protein MSSPRWLPLESNPEFVNSLGMKLSWQFGDVYGLDPELLGMVPRPVCAVLLLFPVTEKYEAYKQEEEDRLRKQPQEVSQDVFFMRQTIGNACGTIGLIHAVANNLPHLEFESDSPLRKFVEVTCKMTPQERGAFLERDESIRVTHESSAQEGQTEAPSLDEKVNLHFIAFVNVGGQLYELDGRKPFPICHGKTSGDTLLEDAVEVCKIFMARDPQEVRFTIIALSKD from the exons ATGAGTTCCCCGCGTTGGCTGCCATTGGAGTCCAACCCTGAA TTCGTCAATTCTTTGGGCATGAAGCTCAGCTGGCAGTTTGGAGATGTGTATGGGTTGGATCCAGAACTTCTCGGCATGGTGCCGAGacctgtgtgtgctgtgctgctTCTCTTTCCTGTCACAGAGAAA TATGAAGCCTATAAACAAGAGGAAGAAGACAGGCTGAGAAAGCAGCCACAGGAAGTCTCTCAGGACGTCTTCTTCATGAGGCAAACCATCGGCAATGCATGCGGAACAATTGGATTGATCCACGCTGTGGCCAACAACCTGCCACACCTGGAATTTG agtCCGACTCTCCTCTCAGGAAGTTCGTAGAAGTCACCTGTAAAATGACTCCGCAGGAACGAGGTGCCTTCTTGGAGAGAGATGAG AGTATTCGTGTCACACATGAATCCAGTGCACAGGAGGGACAgactgag GCGCCGAGCTTAGATGAAAAAGTCAACCTTCACTTTATAGCTTTCGTGAACGTCGGCGGGCAATTGTATGAGCTAG ATGGCAGGAAACCTTTCCCTATTTGTCACGGAAAAACATCGGGGGATACTCTCCTCGAG GATGCCGTGGAGGTTTGTAAGATCTTCATGGCTCGCGATCCACAGGAGGTCCGTTTCACAATCATCGCCCTCTCCAAAGATTAG
- the uchl3 gene encoding ubiquitin carboxyl-terminal hydrolase isozyme L3 isoform X1: protein MSSPRWLPLESNPEVMTKFVNSLGMKLSWQFGDVYGLDPELLGMVPRPVCAVLLLFPVTEKYEAYKQEEEDRLRKQPQEVSQDVFFMRQTIGNACGTIGLIHAVANNLPHLEFESDSPLRKFVEVTCKMTPQERGAFLERDESIRVTHESSAQEGQTEAPSLDEKVNLHFIAFVNVGGQLYELDGRKPFPICHGKTSGDTLLEDAVEVCKIFMARDPQEVRFTIIALSKD, encoded by the exons ATGAGTTCCCCGCGTTGGCTGCCATTGGAGTCCAACCCTGAA GTTATGACGAAG TTCGTCAATTCTTTGGGCATGAAGCTCAGCTGGCAGTTTGGAGATGTGTATGGGTTGGATCCAGAACTTCTCGGCATGGTGCCGAGacctgtgtgtgctgtgctgctTCTCTTTCCTGTCACAGAGAAA TATGAAGCCTATAAACAAGAGGAAGAAGACAGGCTGAGAAAGCAGCCACAGGAAGTCTCTCAGGACGTCTTCTTCATGAGGCAAACCATCGGCAATGCATGCGGAACAATTGGATTGATCCACGCTGTGGCCAACAACCTGCCACACCTGGAATTTG agtCCGACTCTCCTCTCAGGAAGTTCGTAGAAGTCACCTGTAAAATGACTCCGCAGGAACGAGGTGCCTTCTTGGAGAGAGATGAG AGTATTCGTGTCACACATGAATCCAGTGCACAGGAGGGACAgactgag GCGCCGAGCTTAGATGAAAAAGTCAACCTTCACTTTATAGCTTTCGTGAACGTCGGCGGGCAATTGTATGAGCTAG ATGGCAGGAAACCTTTCCCTATTTGTCACGGAAAAACATCGGGGGATACTCTCCTCGAG GATGCCGTGGAGGTTTGTAAGATCTTCATGGCTCGCGATCCACAGGAGGTCCGTTTCACAATCATCGCCCTCTCCAAAGATTAG